Within Tribolium castaneum strain GA2 chromosome 10, icTriCast1.1, whole genome shotgun sequence, the genomic segment ATCCGCTTCGCCCTGTAACACACAACCCCAACAGGACATTAGAAATTTTCAATTCTTCTAACGATTGATCAACGTACCTGCGTGTCACTTGTCCAGAGTGTGAGGTTGTCTCGGAGGAGCTGCATTATGAGAGTGCTGTCCTTGTAAGAGTCTTCATTTAAGGTATCGAGTTCTGCTATTGCGTCATCGAAGGCCTAAATCGACATTTTGAGTGTCAATACTTTTATAGAAGTACGATTGTAACACACTACTCGGTTATTTAGTTAAGTTAGTATTGCAGGCTGAATTACATGTGGTAAGTGTTAATTCAACCGGTTAATCAGAATGTAAAAAACACACTAATAGTAACACATTTATAACCTGTTTTGCGAGATGACAGGCTCGTGCTGGagaattaataatttcataataaaacaCCGAGAAATTTAAGGCAAGTCCCAGCCTAATCGGGTGTGTCGATTGCATTTTCGATTTAGCAATATCGAATGCTTCTTGATACGCCTTTTGTGAATCCTCCACCACTTCTATcaataaaaatcgaacaatTATTAAACTGTCAGTCGAACAAACTTCAAagtaaaaacaacaaatattcaaaaaaaaacagatccaCCACATGTAATTCCGCCCTTTGCGCTATAGACACTAAggaaacaaaatttatattaaccTGTTTAGCTAACTGACAAGCCTTGTCTGGTGAATTTAATATCTCATAATAGAAAACGGAGAAGTTTAGGGCAAGACCTAATCTGATGGGATGTGTGGGCGTCATTTTTGCCTTTGAGATTTCAAAAGCGTCTTGGTATGCCTTTTGTGAATAATCGACGACGGCTGAAAGCGGGCTATAGTAAATAACAAATCCACATAACAGCCAATAGGGAACTTGGAAAAAAACCGTCGCGATAAATCAATTCCGTTATGTAACAACAATAAAGTGTCAATCACCGTAACTTACCCCACACAAACATAAAATTCGTTGGAAATTAAAACAAGTTCCCCATTGTTGTTTACCCTTGTCTTAAATTCCAACAAGCCAAACACACTCACCGTTTCTTGTGTCTCCTGTGGCTACTTCGGCCAAATACCGGTAGTAATCTCCCTTCATTTTCAAGTAAAAAACTTTTGATTCAGCGTTGCTCGCTTTAGGGATCAAGTATTTGTCAAGAAGACcctataattaaaaacatccATGTCCTCTCAAATATTTCAAACGCGCCAAGttctttgaaataaatgcGAAATCAGTTTGATAAAATGTCTTCAAGTATGATTCAGAAGAAcgaaagttaaatattttgacaTCATTTGAGTCGGAATGTAGTGGTGAATTTCAAGGGTACTTACGAGGACGTCGTCACAGATCTCCCTTAGTTCCTTTTCGACCTTTTCTCGGTATTCTTTGGCCATCTGCTGTTTGCGTTCTGAGCCCTCAGTCTTTTGTTCAATTGAAGAAATAACTCTCCACGATGACCTCCTGGCACCAACGACATTCTTGTACGCGACAGAAAGGAGGTTTCGTTCTTCATTGCTCAATTCTACTCCGGTTTCTGTGACTGATTTCATAGCCGAAGCCATGTCATCGTACCTTTCGGCCTGTTCTGCGAGTTTTGCCCTCTGCACTAGCTCATCTTTGTCAGGGACAGACATTTTGCTCTAATTCTAAATCTAAACGAGAAAAACTCATGTTATTACATCACAACCGGCAAAAGACACCACCGCACAAACTTAATTTCCCACCTTTTAGCAAAAATCCAATTGTCTAAATTTAGAACGCGGTTTAAGTCAAACGACTTCGCTACTTCCACCCCCTGTGTGTGTCGATAAAATGGTGTAAGAATCTAGCCGGCTCAGATCGACAATATGGCGTCTGCCACACCTTTCCGTGTAATGCGTAGTTAACGGTGGGTTTTTCCCCAAAAACCGAACCGAAAACCCCCCAAAACCGACCATTCAATACCAAAAGCCCGAAATATTCCAATGCCAAAAAACCTAATTGAGTATCGCAAGTGTCACTGCTCTATATTACCACCAGCCGACTGACGTGATACATCCCAAaggaatttcgaaaatttcatACGCCCCGAAACAGTCGCGAAAAGGGGCGACGCAGCCCCCGAGGGGGCTGCGTCGCCTTTCGGCGGAAAAATCGAGTCTGGCGCTGAAGGTCATTGCATGGCGATTTCATTGCACCAAAATGAAGCACGTTGCGGCGCTAATCGGCGGGAATTGGCGCAAAAGGCACGAAAACAGCACTTGTCGTCAATTTCAGGCACAACTTACATTCAAATTCAACAATTTCagttaatttctctttcagcTTTGGCCGAAGAGTGCACTAGCATACGAGACAAGGACTAGAACACGACTACTGGATCGATGCGGGCTCGCGAACAAACGATAGCGCACAGATTTAATGGCGGCGTTTCAGCGACTCCTCTGACCGGAATTTTCGGCGATTTACGCGCGTTTACAACGATTTCTGGACCAAAACTCTGCACTTTACGCCCCTAGACAATTAAACCTAGTTTTACTCACGTGCTACAAGGGTTGAATACGATTTTTTGATAGAAAAATGGAACGATCCTACCACTAGCGTCCACAACTTAGAAACGAGACGGAGAAACGAGAAGGAACGCTTTTCGCTTCGGTAGAAAAGGATAGCGAGTGGCGCACCAACCGCGAACGATGAAAACCCCTAGATTtggacaaatttaaaattattatcttctACGAGATCACCGGTTTTGTAATACAGTCATGATTCATggacaatttttaattctaattaaGGCGTGTTGGGTACATAACGTACTCGGCCTTCATTCATGGTTCTATTTTCACGTTTCAGGGAAAAACGAGCGTTTTTTGGTCATTACGTTAATTAAACTGTCGATCAGATAtggtcgttaatttcatttcaaacaaattacgtt encodes:
- the 14-3-3zeta gene encoding 14-3-3 protein zeta isoform X2 — translated: MSVPDKDELVQRAKLAEQAERYDDMASAMKSVTETGVELSNEERNLLSVAYKNVVGARRSSWRVISSIEQKTEGSERKQQMAKEYREKVEKELREICDDVLGLLDKYLIPKASNAESKVFYLKMKGDYYRYLAEVATGDTRNEVVEDSQKAYQEAFDIAKSKMQSTHPIRLGLALNFSVFYYEIINSPARACHLAKQAFDDAIAELDTLNEDSYKDSTLIMQLLRDNLTLWTSDTQGEADEPQETGDN
- the 14-3-3zeta gene encoding 14-3-3 protein zeta isoform X1; translation: MSVPDKDELVQRAKLAEQAERYDDMASAMKSVTETGVELSNEERNLLSVAYKNVVGARRSSWRVISSIEQKTEGSERKQQMAKEYREKVEKELREICDDVLGLLDKYLIPKASNAESKVFYLKMKGDYYRYLAEVATGDTRNAVVDYSQKAYQDAFEISKAKMTPTHPIRLGLALNFSVFYYEILNSPDKACQLAKQAFDDAIAELDTLNEDSYKDSTLIMQLLRDNLTLWTSDTQGEADEPQETGDN